From a region of the Balaenoptera ricei isolate mBalRic1 chromosome 11, mBalRic1.hap2, whole genome shotgun sequence genome:
- the CLPS gene encoding colipase isoform X1 — protein MEKVLVLLLLTLAVAYAVPDPRGLIINLEEGELCLNSIQCKSKCCHRDTGLSLARCAPKARESSGCSAFTLYGVYYKCPCERGLTCEVDKTIVGSITNTNFGICLDAGRSRE, from the exons ATGGAGAAGGTCCTCGTCCTCCTGCTCCTCACCCTCGCAGTAGCCTATGCGGTCCCCGACCCCCGGGGACTCATTATCAACCTG GAAGAGGGCGAACTCTGCCTGAACAGCATCCAGTGCAAGAGCAAGTGCTGCCACCGCGATACCGGCCTGAGCCTGGCCCGCTGCGCACCCAAGGCCAGAGAGAGCAGCGGGTGCTCCGCCTTT ACCCTCTATGGGGTTTACTACAAGTGTCCCTGTGAGCGGGGTCTGACCTGTGAGGTGGACAAGACCATCGTGGGCTCCATCACCAACACCAACTTCGGCATCTGCCTCGATGCTGGACGCTCCAGAGAGTGA
- the CLPS gene encoding colipase isoform X2, protein MPLRLFEEGELCLNSIQCKSKCCHRDTGLSLARCAPKARESSGCSAFTLYGVYYKCPCERGLTCEVDKTIVGSITNTNFGICLDAGRSRE, encoded by the exons ATGCCCCTGAGATTATTT GAAGAGGGCGAACTCTGCCTGAACAGCATCCAGTGCAAGAGCAAGTGCTGCCACCGCGATACCGGCCTGAGCCTGGCCCGCTGCGCACCCAAGGCCAGAGAGAGCAGCGGGTGCTCCGCCTTT ACCCTCTATGGGGTTTACTACAAGTGTCCCTGTGAGCGGGGTCTGACCTGTGAGGTGGACAAGACCATCGTGGGCTCCATCACCAACACCAACTTCGGCATCTGCCTCGATGCTGGACGCTCCAGAGAGTGA
- the CLPSL1 gene encoding LOW QUALITY PROTEIN: colipase-like protein 1 (The sequence of the model RefSeq protein was modified relative to this genomic sequence to represent the inferred CDS: substituted 1 base at 1 genomic stop codon), with protein sequence MYWTLGRFAFRGKCTSGCCRRAAENCESHSSLKGSEGGTCHTETFLGLYNKCPCQQGLTCIFPKNEKSFKIIYGHCKKIEKKEASXENFLLMISLPCLPPLLLRLLLCLPRTVCSCPWSLEPPPTGEGQGGRGDAQSLQ encoded by the exons GACACTGGGGAGATTTGCTTTCCGGGGCAAGTGCACAAGTGGATGCTGCCGCCGGGCGGCAGAGAACTGCGAGTCGCACAGCTCCTTAAAGGGGTCTGAGGGCGGCACGTGTCACACGGAG ACGTTCCTCGGCCTGTATAACAAATGTCCCTGCCAGCAGGGCCTGACTTGTATATTTCCGAAGAATGAGAAATCGTTTAAAATCATCTACGGCcattgtaagaaaattgaaaaaaaagaagccagctaagaaaactttcttttaatGATCTCTCTTCCTTGCCTCCCCCCACTTCTCCTCCGCCTACTCCTGTGCCTACCCAGAACTGTGTGTTCCTGTCCCTGGTCCCTAGAGCCTCCCCCAACAGGGGAAGGACAAGGAGGGAGGGGTGATGCACAATCATTGCAATAA